In the genome of Bradyrhizobium arachidis, one region contains:
- a CDS encoding branched-chain amino acid ABC transporter permease, which translates to MTHPSSGEAVAKPSSSGLGWLLEQRVLLSIAVLAVLPWLLPSQALAVNVLIYGVVVMGYNLLFGYTGLLSFGQAAFFGAGAYFTGIAIGRYGVPWFAAVPIAVLLSTCLAAAIGIVSTRTRGIYFSMVTLALAQLVYYVALQASSFTGGENGLRGFTVDRISLFGFQVNFLDPVNKYYVLMAFAALAMWFQSRILNSPFGAVIEAIRENEQRARACGYDVERSKLIVFMLSGAISSLGGCMLALHLSIVPLDILHYQTSGMIVMMVLLGGARSFFGPFVGAASFLILEDVISLWTPHWQIFVGAIFVLFVLFLPKGIWGTLLDTLRIGKARP; encoded by the coding sequence GTGACGCACCCTTCGAGCGGCGAAGCGGTCGCCAAACCCTCGTCCAGCGGCCTCGGCTGGCTGCTTGAGCAGCGTGTGCTGCTCTCGATCGCAGTGCTGGCCGTGCTGCCCTGGCTGCTGCCGTCGCAAGCGCTGGCCGTCAACGTCCTGATCTACGGCGTCGTGGTGATGGGCTATAATCTCTTGTTCGGCTACACCGGGCTGCTGTCGTTCGGCCAGGCCGCGTTCTTTGGTGCCGGCGCCTATTTCACCGGCATCGCGATCGGCCGCTATGGCGTGCCGTGGTTTGCGGCCGTGCCGATCGCGGTCTTGCTGAGCACCTGTCTTGCGGCCGCGATCGGTATCGTCTCGACGCGCACGCGCGGCATTTACTTCTCCATGGTGACGCTGGCGCTGGCCCAGCTGGTCTATTACGTCGCGCTGCAGGCTTCGTCCTTCACCGGCGGCGAAAATGGCCTGCGCGGCTTCACGGTCGACCGCATCAGCCTGTTCGGCTTTCAGGTCAACTTCCTCGACCCCGTCAACAAATATTACGTGCTGATGGCCTTCGCGGCGCTGGCGATGTGGTTCCAGTCGCGCATTCTCAACTCGCCGTTCGGGGCCGTGATCGAGGCCATCCGCGAGAACGAGCAGCGTGCTCGGGCTTGCGGCTATGACGTCGAGCGCAGCAAGCTGATCGTGTTCATGCTGTCGGGCGCGATCTCCTCGCTCGGCGGCTGCATGCTGGCGCTGCATCTGTCGATCGTGCCGCTGGACATCCTGCACTACCAGACCTCCGGTATGATCGTGATGATGGTGCTGCTCGGCGGCGCCCGCAGCTTCTTCGGGCCCTTCGTCGGCGCCGCGAGCTTCCTGATCCTGGAGGACGTCATCTCGCTCTGGACGCCGCATTGGCAGATCTTTGTCGGCGCGATCTTCGTGCTG
- a CDS encoding branched-chain amino acid ABC transporter permease, with product MDLSLIIMQLLSGIALGAVLVITALGLTIVFGMLGVVNFAHGALFMIGAYAGLYLASLTGSFWWGLLLAPILIGAFGMLIEFVLIRRLYGRSIDDPLLLTFGLSYILVEGVRIVFGSDGIPFPTPPQLIGVVDLGIGFFPRYRLFVIALVAVVLLVLWLTLEKTRVGLIVRAGARDPTIMQVLGVDIGRVWLAIFGLGVGLAALGGVLAGPMRSVNPEMGSLVLAEAFVVTVIGGLGSIVGAVVAGLMVGISISMVALFAPEMATIVMFALMAVVLLIRPQGLFGVRGRTA from the coding sequence ATGGACCTGTCGCTGATCATCATGCAGCTTCTCTCCGGGATCGCCCTTGGGGCGGTCCTGGTGATCACTGCGCTTGGACTGACGATCGTGTTCGGCATGCTCGGGGTGGTGAACTTCGCCCACGGCGCGCTGTTCATGATCGGGGCCTATGCGGGGCTGTATCTGGCGTCGCTGACCGGGAGCTTCTGGTGGGGGTTGCTGCTTGCGCCCATCCTGATCGGCGCCTTCGGCATGCTGATCGAGTTCGTCCTGATCCGCAGGCTCTATGGACGCTCGATCGACGATCCGCTGCTGCTGACCTTCGGCCTCAGCTACATCCTGGTCGAAGGCGTGCGCATCGTGTTCGGCAGCGACGGCATTCCGTTCCCGACTCCGCCGCAGCTGATCGGCGTGGTCGATCTCGGCATCGGCTTCTTCCCGCGTTACCGCCTGTTCGTCATCGCGCTGGTGGCGGTCGTTTTGCTGGTGCTCTGGCTGACGCTGGAGAAGACCCGCGTCGGCCTGATCGTGCGCGCCGGCGCCCGCGATCCCACCATCATGCAGGTGCTCGGCGTCGATATCGGCCGGGTGTGGCTTGCGATCTTCGGCCTCGGCGTCGGCCTCGCTGCGCTCGGCGGCGTGCTCGCCGGGCCCATGCGCAGCGTCAATCCGGAGATGGGTTCGCTGGTGCTGGCGGAGGCGTTCGTGGTCACCGTGATCGGCGGGCTCGGCTCGATCGTCGGCGCCGTCGTTGCCGGCCTCATGGTCGGCATCTCCATCAGCATGGTGGCGCTGTTCGCGCCCGAGATGGCGACCATCGTCATGTTCGCGCTGATGGCGGTGGTGCTGCTGATCCGCCCGCAAGGCCTGTTCGGCGTGAGAGGGAGGACCGCGTGA
- a CDS encoding ABC transporter substrate-binding protein: MPKSGPTPKIIRRTALVGLSAGAALLAMPRLGRAADETIRIGFPTPLTGPFAAEARDQVKCAELAVKLVNDKGGIGGRKVELLVRDDKLNAGEAATRTLELIEKDKVHAVVGALSSAVQLAVNEVTRARGVIYVSISQSDTINEAKDFSKYTFHEALNPHMTTAAVARQTLKKGMKVAHLVADYAYGHEMLRGFKRAQAAIGADNVGEILHPFGAADYSTFMPRLMSMRPDVLCISNFGRDQANAIKQAVDFGVKQQMKIVVPVILHNQRLAVGPDVFEGVVGGANYYWGLETQSKTAAAFNAAFKAANGGAIPTDYGAYGYSGVGSLLAAMQAAGGTDTDKVVDALEKLQYDLTKGLQHYRKCDHQSVQSVLVLESKKKSAMAGDNDLFAILANDAGSDDMLRTCSELGHAT, encoded by the coding sequence ATGCCCAAATCCGGTCCGACCCCAAAGATAATCCGCCGCACCGCGCTCGTTGGCCTCTCGGCCGGCGCGGCACTGCTCGCCATGCCCCGGCTCGGCCGCGCTGCGGACGAGACGATCCGCATCGGTTTTCCGACGCCGCTCACGGGGCCGTTCGCCGCCGAAGCGCGCGACCAGGTCAAATGCGCCGAGCTCGCCGTCAAGCTCGTCAACGACAAGGGCGGCATCGGCGGCCGCAAGGTCGAGCTGCTGGTCCGTGACGACAAGCTCAACGCCGGCGAAGCCGCGACCCGCACGCTGGAGCTGATCGAGAAGGACAAGGTGCATGCCGTGGTCGGCGCGCTCTCCAGCGCCGTGCAGCTTGCAGTCAACGAGGTCACGCGCGCCCGCGGCGTGATCTACGTGTCGATCAGCCAGTCCGACACCATCAACGAAGCCAAGGACTTCAGCAAATACACCTTCCACGAGGCGCTGAACCCGCACATGACGACAGCGGCCGTGGCTCGGCAGACGCTGAAGAAGGGCATGAAGGTCGCGCACCTTGTGGCGGATTACGCCTATGGCCACGAGATGCTGCGCGGCTTCAAGCGCGCGCAGGCCGCGATCGGGGCCGACAATGTCGGCGAGATCCTGCATCCGTTCGGTGCTGCCGACTACTCCACCTTCATGCCGCGCCTGATGTCGATGCGGCCGGACGTGCTCTGCATCTCAAATTTTGGCCGCGACCAGGCCAATGCGATCAAGCAGGCGGTGGATTTCGGCGTGAAGCAGCAGATGAAGATCGTCGTCCCCGTGATCCTGCACAATCAGCGGCTCGCCGTTGGCCCCGACGTGTTCGAGGGCGTGGTCGGCGGCGCCAACTACTATTGGGGCCTGGAGACGCAAAGCAAGACGGCTGCTGCCTTCAATGCGGCATTCAAGGCCGCCAATGGCGGTGCGATTCCGACCGATTACGGCGCCTATGGCTATTCCGGCGTCGGATCGCTGCTGGCTGCCATGCAGGCCGCCGGCGGCACTGACACCGACAAGGTGGTCGATGCCCTTGAGAAACTGCAATACGATCTGACCAAGGGCCTGCAGCACTATCGCAAATGCGACCATCAGTCGGTGCAGTCGGTGCTGGTGCTGGAGTCCAAGAAGAAATCGGCCATGGCGGGCGACAACGATCTGTTTGCCATTCTCGCCAATGACGCGGGTTCCGACGACATGCTGCGGACCTGCAGCGAGCTCGGCCATGCCACCTAA
- a CDS encoding xanthine dehydrogenase family protein molybdopterin-binding subunit produces MSAPLTSLDRPNSYIGRSVPRPNAKRLLAGRGRYISDLKLPRMLHAAFLRSPHAHAKIVAINAEQALALEGVHLVATGADLAKICTPWTGTLDHFKGMISAPQLPLPLDRVVWAGQAVVAVVAESRAIAEDALELIEVDYEDLPLVVDIDGAREAGGPVINPGSANNTCFRAHLDNGTVDEVFAHAAHVVEEEITFGRHTAVTLEPRAIVADYDPSAGMLTVHHATQTPYQFQDLYSRHYGIPEARVRVIATDIGGSFGMKLHVYHEDMAVVGLSILLGRPVKYVADRIESFVSDIHARDHRVRARMALDAKGEILAMDVLDLTAIGAFSTYPRTSVVEGNQVIRLIGAPYQFKNYRATLEVIFQNKVQTSQYRAVGHPIACAVTERLVDMAASKLGLDPFAIRAQNVIADDAYPQTSPTGYRFEALSHQACLKRLREIMGYDALRAEQVELRKRGVYRGIGIATFVEITNPSPAFYGVGGARISSQDGAILSLTPSGEVRCLISVTEQGQGTEAIISQIVADQLGLAQEHVKVITGDTEVTPHGGATWACRGAGIGGETALQATRALKRNILEIAALILQEQPSALDIIDGQVVDAATRNQRMPIAEIARIAYFRSDTLPPGTQAQLTVSHHFAPQGYPFAFTNGIQGCSLEVDVETGFIKVLKHFIVEDCGRIINPMLVDEQLRGGIVQGLGAALFEECRYSETGQLMNGSLADYLVPMPMEMPDIVIAHVETPTADTVLGAKGVGEAGTAAASACVLNAVNDALAPFDATINSIPITPTKVLKALKRF; encoded by the coding sequence ATGAGCGCGCCGCTGACCTCGCTCGATCGTCCGAACTCCTATATCGGCCGGTCGGTACCGCGCCCGAACGCCAAGAGGCTGCTGGCCGGACGTGGGCGCTATATCAGCGACCTCAAGCTGCCGCGCATGCTCCATGCCGCGTTCCTGCGCAGCCCGCATGCGCATGCGAAGATCGTCGCGATCAATGCCGAGCAGGCCCTCGCGCTCGAAGGCGTGCATCTCGTGGCGACGGGCGCCGATCTCGCAAAGATTTGCACGCCCTGGACCGGCACGCTCGACCATTTCAAGGGCATGATTTCGGCACCGCAATTGCCGCTGCCGCTGGACCGCGTGGTCTGGGCCGGGCAGGCGGTTGTGGCCGTCGTTGCCGAGAGCCGGGCGATCGCGGAAGACGCGCTGGAACTGATCGAGGTCGACTACGAGGACCTTCCGCTCGTCGTCGACATCGACGGCGCGCGCGAAGCCGGCGGCCCGGTGATCAATCCCGGCAGTGCCAATAATACCTGCTTCCGTGCCCACCTCGACAACGGAACAGTCGATGAGGTCTTTGCGCATGCGGCGCATGTGGTGGAAGAGGAAATCACATTCGGCCGCCACACTGCGGTGACGCTGGAGCCGCGCGCCATCGTCGCGGACTACGATCCGTCCGCTGGCATGCTCACTGTGCATCACGCGACGCAGACGCCGTATCAGTTTCAGGACCTCTATTCGCGGCATTACGGCATCCCCGAGGCACGTGTCCGCGTGATCGCGACCGACATCGGCGGCTCCTTCGGGATGAAGCTGCATGTCTATCACGAGGACATGGCAGTGGTCGGCCTGTCGATCCTGCTCGGCCGTCCGGTCAAATATGTTGCGGACCGCATCGAGTCCTTTGTCTCCGATATCCATGCGCGCGATCACCGCGTTCGCGCCCGCATGGCGCTCGATGCCAAAGGCGAGATCCTGGCGATGGACGTGCTTGACCTGACGGCGATCGGGGCCTTCTCGACCTATCCGCGCACCAGCGTGGTCGAGGGCAATCAGGTGATCCGCCTGATCGGCGCGCCTTATCAGTTCAAGAATTACCGCGCCACGCTGGAGGTGATCTTCCAGAACAAGGTGCAGACCAGCCAGTATCGCGCCGTCGGCCATCCCATCGCCTGCGCCGTGACCGAGCGGCTGGTCGATATGGCAGCAAGCAAGCTCGGCCTCGACCCCTTCGCCATCCGCGCGCAGAACGTCATCGCGGACGATGCCTATCCGCAGACATCGCCGACCGGCTACCGCTTCGAGGCGCTGTCGCACCAGGCCTGCTTGAAGCGCCTGCGCGAGATCATGGGCTATGATGCATTGCGGGCCGAGCAGGTCGAGTTGCGCAAACGCGGCGTCTATCGCGGCATCGGGATTGCGACCTTCGTCGAGATCACCAATCCGAGCCCCGCCTTCTATGGCGTTGGTGGCGCGCGCATCTCCTCGCAAGACGGCGCCATTCTCAGCCTGACGCCCTCGGGCGAGGTGCGCTGCCTGATCTCCGTCACCGAGCAGGGGCAGGGCACGGAAGCGATCATCAGCCAGATCGTCGCCGATCAGCTCGGCCTCGCGCAGGAGCACGTCAAGGTGATCACCGGCGATACCGAGGTGACACCGCATGGCGGCGCCACCTGGGCCTGCCGCGGTGCCGGCATTGGCGGAGAGACCGCGCTCCAGGCGACGCGCGCGCTCAAGCGCAACATCCTGGAGATCGCCGCACTCATTCTCCAGGAGCAACCCTCGGCGCTCGACATCATCGATGGGCAGGTGGTTGACGCGGCGACCCGGAACCAGCGGATGCCGATCGCCGAGATCGCACGCATCGCTTATTTCCGCTCCGACACGCTGCCGCCGGGTACCCAGGCGCAGCTCACCGTGAGCCATCACTTCGCGCCGCAAGGTTATCCTTTCGCCTTCACCAATGGCATCCAGGGCTGCTCGCTGGAGGTCGATGTCGAGACCGGCTTCATCAAGGTGCTGAAGCATTTCATCGTCGAGGATTGCGGCCGCATCATCAATCCGATGCTGGTGGACGAGCAGCTCCGCGGCGGCATCGTGCAGGGGCTGGGCGCCGCGCTGTTCGAGGAATGCCGCTACAGCGAGACCGGCCAGCTGATGAACGGCTCGCTCGCCGATTATCTCGTTCCGATGCCGATGGAGATGCCCGACATCGTCATCGCCCATGTCGAGACGCCGACCGCCGACACGGTGCTCGGCGCCAAGGGGGTCGGCGAGGCCGGCACGGCGGCGGCGTCCGCCTGCGTGCTCAACGCCGTCAACGATGCGCTCGCGCCATTCGATGCCACCATCAATTCGATTCCGATCACGCCCACCAAGGTCCTGAAAGCCCTGAAGCGATTCTAG
- a CDS encoding (2Fe-2S)-binding protein: MSGFDQTLLDDADETVRVQLTVNGRRVACEVAPRETLVDCLRNELELTGTHAGCEMGACGACLVQLDGRAVHSCLMFAVQADGATINTIEGLSETGVIADLQAEFHRRNALQCGFCTPGMLVNAHELLSQVAQPSREEIRDALSGNYCRCTGYEAIVDAIEAVAQARDQGGGTK, translated from the coding sequence ATGAGCGGCTTCGACCAAACCTTGCTGGATGATGCGGACGAGACCGTGCGGGTTCAATTGACCGTCAACGGCCGTAGGGTCGCCTGTGAGGTCGCGCCGCGTGAGACGCTGGTTGACTGCCTGCGCAACGAACTGGAATTGACGGGCACGCATGCCGGCTGCGAGATGGGCGCCTGCGGAGCCTGTCTGGTGCAGCTCGACGGCCGCGCAGTGCATTCCTGCCTGATGTTCGCCGTGCAAGCCGATGGCGCGACAATCAACACCATCGAGGGCCTTTCCGAGACCGGCGTGATCGCCGACCTCCAGGCCGAATTCCATCGTCGCAACGCACTGCAATGCGGCTTCTGCACACCGGGCATGCTGGTCAATGCCCATGAGCTGTTGTCGCAGGTAGCGCAGCCGAGCCGCGAGGAGATTCGCGACGCGCTGTCAGGCAACTACTGCCGCTGCACCGGCTATGAAGCGATCGTCGACGCCATCGAGGCCGTTGCGCAAGCGCGTGACCAAGGTGGAGGCACGAAATGA
- a CDS encoding FAD binding domain-containing protein, which yields MKARAFSYFRAATIDQALDAHARAGDDARFIAGGQSLVPALSLRLQAPRLLIDITHIDELRGVRRDGGYLRIGALTRHCEMLSEPLIAEFAPLLHAAAPFVAHPAIRNRGTFGGSVALADPASEFPAMTLALDAEIEIAGPSGSCRVKADDFFLDLFETALQPGELITAVYVPLFKADQRFAFDELARRRGDYALVGCGMLATFTGERVDDIRISFFSVGNTPTRVKGAEATLIGSSLEAERIAAAQAALEGDLAPPDSDEVPPAMRLHLARVLLGRMLGRLGEGA from the coding sequence GTGAAGGCGAGGGCTTTCAGCTATTTTCGTGCTGCGACGATCGACCAGGCGCTGGATGCTCATGCGCGCGCCGGCGATGACGCGCGCTTCATCGCCGGGGGGCAGAGCCTCGTACCGGCGCTGTCACTGCGGCTGCAGGCGCCGCGGCTGCTGATCGACATCACCCACATCGACGAGCTGCGCGGCGTCAGGCGCGACGGCGGTTACTTGCGCATCGGCGCGCTGACACGCCATTGCGAGATGCTGAGCGAGCCGTTGATTGCCGAGTTCGCGCCACTCTTGCATGCCGCGGCACCGTTCGTGGCCCATCCCGCGATCCGCAACCGCGGCACTTTTGGCGGCAGCGTCGCGCTGGCCGACCCAGCGTCGGAATTTCCGGCCATGACCTTGGCACTCGATGCCGAGATCGAGATCGCAGGCCCGTCCGGCAGCTGCCGCGTCAAGGCCGACGACTTCTTCCTCGATCTGTTCGAGACCGCCTTGCAGCCCGGCGAGCTGATCACTGCGGTCTACGTCCCGCTGTTCAAGGCCGATCAGCGCTTTGCGTTCGACGAGCTGGCGCGACGGCGCGGCGACTATGCGCTGGTCGGCTGCGGCATGCTTGCGACTTTCACCGGCGAACGCGTTGACGACATCCGTATCTCCTTCTTCTCGGTCGGCAATACACCAACGCGGGTGAAGGGCGCCGAGGCGACCTTGATCGGATCGAGCCTGGAGGCGGAGCGTATCGCCGCAGCCCAAGCCGCGCTCGAAGGCGATCTCGCGCCACCTGACAGCGACGAGGTGCCGCCGGCGATGCGGCTGCATCTCGCCCGCGTGCTGCTCGGCCGCATGCTCGGACGTCTCGGTGAGGGCGCATGA
- a CDS encoding TetR/AcrR family transcriptional regulator, which translates to MRAADRERAIVDEAIRFFAEHGFEGQTRELAKRMGITHSAIYRHFPSKEALIERVYQDVYLSRWSPDWGPMIRDRSLSLEARLTRFYLDYVERVFEYNWVRIFVSSGMKSFGITGRYLDIVRREIIEPAAAELRHDLNLPDAKARPLSERETELFWGLHGRIFYLAIRKFVYETPIPSDLDAIVSDAVQTFMDGAKSTMPKLFGQ; encoded by the coding sequence ATGCGCGCGGCCGACCGCGAGCGCGCGATCGTAGACGAGGCGATCCGCTTCTTCGCCGAGCATGGCTTCGAGGGCCAGACCCGCGAACTGGCAAAACGCATGGGCATCACGCATTCGGCGATCTATCGCCACTTCCCGAGCAAGGAGGCGCTGATCGAGCGCGTGTACCAGGACGTCTATCTCAGCCGCTGGTCGCCCGATTGGGGCCCGATGATCCGGGATCGCTCGCTCTCGCTGGAGGCGCGGTTGACGCGCTTCTATCTCGACTATGTCGAACGTGTGTTCGAATACAATTGGGTTCGGATCTTCGTCTCATCGGGCATGAAGTCGTTCGGCATCACCGGCCGCTATCTCGACATCGTCCGCCGCGAGATCATCGAGCCCGCCGCAGCGGAGCTACGCCACGATCTGAACCTGCCGGATGCAAAGGCCCGTCCGCTGAGCGAGCGCGAGACCGAGCTGTTCTGGGGCCTGCACGGCCGCATCTTCTATCTCGCCATCCGCAAGTTCGTCTACGAGACGCCGATCCCGTCCGATCTCGACGCCATCGTCAGCGACGCCGTCCAGACCTTCATGGACGGCGCGAAGTCGACGATGCCGAAGCTTTTTGGTCAGTAA
- a CDS encoding cobalamin-independent methionine synthase II family protein: MPMPTHILPTTVVGSYPQPEWLVNRAMLSKVVPRTRLHDMWRLPAEHLEEAQDDATIVAIRDMERAGIDIVTDGEIRRESYSNRFATALDGIDGDNPAMIVARTGNTQTPVPRVVGPVKRKGPVELHDMQFLRKNTEHAAKITLPGPFTMSQQAKNEFYKDEEELAMALAEAVNAEALDLQKAGADVIQLDEPWVRNNPELAKRYAVKAINRALHGITVPTVVHLCFGYAAVVPGSNKPAGYSFLAELDDTIADQISIEAAQPKLDLGVLRDLSSKKIMLGVLDLADPAIESVDTVADRIRNGLKYVSPDRLVPAPDCGMKYMPRAIAFGKLKAMCDAAARVRQEIS, translated from the coding sequence ATGCCTATGCCAACGCATATCCTGCCGACCACCGTGGTCGGCAGCTACCCGCAGCCGGAATGGCTGGTGAATCGCGCGATGCTGTCGAAGGTGGTGCCGCGCACCCGCCTGCACGACATGTGGCGGTTGCCGGCGGAGCACCTGGAGGAGGCGCAGGACGATGCCACCATCGTCGCGATCCGCGACATGGAGCGCGCCGGCATCGACATCGTGACCGATGGCGAGATCCGTCGCGAGAGCTACTCCAATCGCTTCGCTACCGCGCTCGACGGCATCGATGGCGATAATCCCGCGATGATCGTGGCGCGCACCGGCAACACCCAGACCCCGGTGCCGCGCGTCGTCGGTCCGGTGAAGCGTAAGGGACCGGTCGAGCTGCACGACATGCAGTTCCTGCGCAAGAACACGGAGCACGCCGCCAAGATCACGCTTCCCGGTCCGTTCACCATGAGCCAGCAGGCCAAGAACGAGTTCTACAAGGACGAGGAGGAGCTCGCGATGGCGCTCGCCGAGGCCGTCAATGCCGAGGCGCTCGATCTGCAAAAGGCCGGCGCCGACGTGATCCAGCTCGACGAGCCCTGGGTGCGCAACAATCCCGAGCTCGCCAAACGCTACGCCGTCAAGGCGATCAACCGCGCCTTGCACGGCATCACCGTGCCGACCGTCGTGCATCTCTGCTTCGGCTATGCCGCGGTCGTGCCGGGCTCGAACAAGCCGGCCGGCTATTCCTTCCTCGCCGAGCTCGACGATACCATTGCCGACCAGATCTCGATCGAGGCGGCGCAGCCGAAGCTCGACCTCGGCGTGCTCAGGGATCTCTCGTCGAAGAAGATCATGCTCGGCGTGCTCGACCTCGCGGACCCCGCGATCGAGAGCGTCGATACCGTCGCGGACCGCATCCGCAACGGCCTCAAATATGTGTCGCCGGACCGCCTGGTTCCCGCGCCCGATTGCGGCATGAAGTATATGCCGCGCGCAATTGCGTTCGGGAAGCTGAAGGCGATGTGCGACGCCGCCGCCAGGGTACGGCAGGAGATCAGCTGA